CCCGATATTCGATACTCCGTCACAAATTCACGTGACCAGAGTCGAGATACTCGCGGACAGATATCCACTACTGTGCATACATCGTCGGAGGCGTTTGCCACACATCGACACGCCCGTGCTATCTCGCAACCCTTTTGTCGTCGCCGAAACCACGCTTGATATGGCGAACGACGTTCCTGACCGAGAACCCTTCTCTGAGAAGCTTCGGGTACCCGAATCCCTGACGTTCGACGACGTACTGCTCCGACCGATGGAGAGCCGTGTCGAACCTGACGATGCAAACGTCTCGACGCGTGTTTCGAAGAACGTCGAACTCAACATTCCGATTCTCTCTGCGGCGATGGACACTGTCACCGAGAGCGGGATGGCTATCGGGATGGCCCGTGAGGGTGGCCTCGGCGTCCTCCACCGGAACATGGACGCTGAACAGATGGTCCACGAGATCGAACGCGTCAAGCGCGCCGACGAACTCGTCATCCGGCGTGAAGACGTGGTCACGGCCAACCCCGAACAGACCATCCGCGACGTCGACGAGATGATGGAACGCGCCGGTGTCTCTGGTGCCCCCGTCGTCGACGACGACGACATCGTCCTCGGCATCATCTCCGGCACCGACATCCGCCCGTACCTCGAAGTCGGCGAATCCGACGAGGTCAGCGAAGCGATGACGGACGAGGTCATCACGGCGACGCGCGACGTGACCGCCCGTGAAGCCCTCGAACTGATGTACGACCACAAGATCGAGCGCGTCCCAATCGTCGACGAAGACAGCCACCTCGTTGGCCTCGTCACGATGCAGGGAATCCTCCAGCGCCGCGAACACGAGAACGCCGCCCGCGACGCAGACGGCCGTCTCGTCTGTGGTGTCGCTGTCGGTCCGTTCGACCGCGAACGCGCCCAGAAGGCCGACGAAGCAGGTGCCGACGTCATCTTCATCGACTGCGCCCACGCGCATAACCTCAACGTCATCGACACCGCCCGAGAAATCAAAGAGACCGTCGAAGCCGACGTCGTCGTCGGGAACGTCGGAACGCGTGAGGCCGCCGAAGAACTCGTCGACTTCGCCGATGGTATCAAAGTCGGTATCGGCCCCGGTTCTATCTGTACGACTCGCGTCGTCTCCGGGTCTGGTATGCCGCAGATTACCGCCGTCGCAGAGGTCGCAGACGTCGCTGCCGACTACGACATCCCCGTCATCGCCGACGGTGGCATCCGCTACTCCGGCGACGCAATCAAGGCAATCGCCGCCGGCGCCGACGCCGTCATGCTCGGTTCCTACTTCGCTGGCACCGACGAAGCACCCGGCCGCGTCATCACGATGAACGGCAAGAAGTACAAGCAGTACCGCGGAATGGGCTCTGTCGGTGCGATGCGCTCCGGCGGTGCCGACCGCTACCTCAAGGACGACGACGAAGACGAAGAGTACGTCCCCGAGGGTGTCGAAGCCGCGACGCCGTACAAGGGTTCGCTCGCGTCTGAACTCCACCAACTCGTCGGTGGAATGCAGTCCGGGATGGGCTACGTCGGCGCCAAGACGATTCCGGAAGTCAAAGAACGCGCCAAGTTCGTTCGCGTCTCTGCGGCGGGCCAGACCGAAGGGCACCCCCACGACGTGATGATCACCGACGAAGCACCGAACTACAGCCCGAACGAGTAATCTCGCAGAACTCGCGTTCGCTTTTCGACCAGACGCACGCTGCTTCTCTCCCGACTGACGAGACAACGCATCCACGACGTATCACCGCCAGGTGTAATTTGTCTGTCTCGATGTCCCTCTAACGCGACGAGAATATGGGGATTATTAATAGGGATGTATGATGTGCACTTACAAGCGATGGATACTGCGGAGCTGCGCACTGCCCTTCGGAACGCTGGGTTATCTCAATATCAGGCGGAAGCCTACGTGGCCCTCCTCCAGTTAGGTGCAGCGAGTGCAACTGAATTGGCCGATGCATGTGCTGTCCCCACAGCACGGATTTACGACGTACTTCGAGACCTCGAATCGAAGGGGTACATCGAGACGTACGAACAGGATAGTCTCCACGCCCGTGCGTGTGACCCAAAATCAGTGATGGAAGACCTCCAGAAACGGTCGGTCCAACTCGACGAGGCGGCCTCAGAAATCGAAGCTCGGTGGCAACAACCAGCAGTCGACCGCCACATGCTGAGCATCGTAAAGCGGTTCGATACCGTGTTCAACCGGGCTGAAGAACTGATTCGAGGCGCGACGAGTGAGGTCCAACTCTCCGTGACTCCCGAGCAGTTCGAGGTACTGCGTCCCGCGCTGTCAGAGGCGTACGAGAACGGAGCACTCGTGAAGATTTCGCTCCACCCAGAGCAAGGAGAGGAGGTAGACGATGTCAAGAACACATCGTACCACGGCCTCGCCTCTGAAGTTCGCTATCGGACGCTTCCGACACCGTTCGTCGCAATCGTCGACCGGACTGGAGCATGCTTCGCGCCCCACGTCGATTCGATGAACCAGTACGGCGTGCTCGTCGACGACTACACCCTCACGTACGTCTTCTACTGGTACTTCCAGACTGCACTGTGGGAGGTGTGGGACGTCGTCTACACCGCACAGACGCCCGACCCACCCATCGTCTACTCAGACATTCGGCACTTCGTTCAGGACGCCGAACCACTCTTCCAAGATGGGAAGCAGATACTCACTCACATCAACGGCTACGACACCACAACCCGCGAGCCAGTCGATATCGTGGGGAATCTGTCAGACATCTACTACACTGCAGTGTCCGAACCAAAAGACACGTTGTCGTTCTCAGAACTCGCA
The genomic region above belongs to Haloferax marinisediminis and contains:
- the guaB gene encoding IMP dehydrogenase, with product MANDVPDREPFSEKLRVPESLTFDDVLLRPMESRVEPDDANVSTRVSKNVELNIPILSAAMDTVTESGMAIGMAREGGLGVLHRNMDAEQMVHEIERVKRADELVIRREDVVTANPEQTIRDVDEMMERAGVSGAPVVDDDDIVLGIISGTDIRPYLEVGESDEVSEAMTDEVITATRDVTAREALELMYDHKIERVPIVDEDSHLVGLVTMQGILQRREHENAARDADGRLVCGVAVGPFDRERAQKADEAGADVIFIDCAHAHNLNVIDTAREIKETVEADVVVGNVGTREAAEELVDFADGIKVGIGPGSICTTRVVSGSGMPQITAVAEVADVAADYDIPVIADGGIRYSGDAIKAIAAGADAVMLGSYFAGTDEAPGRVITMNGKKYKQYRGMGSVGAMRSGGADRYLKDDDEDEEYVPEGVEAATPYKGSLASELHQLVGGMQSGMGYVGAKTIPEVKERAKFVRVSAAGQTEGHPHDVMITDEAPNYSPNE
- a CDS encoding TrmB family transcriptional regulator, translating into MDTAELRTALRNAGLSQYQAEAYVALLQLGAASATELADACAVPTARIYDVLRDLESKGYIETYEQDSLHARACDPKSVMEDLQKRSVQLDEAASEIEARWQQPAVDRHMLSIVKRFDTVFNRAEELIRGATSEVQLSVTPEQFEVLRPALSEAYENGALVKISLHPEQGEEVDDVKNTSYHGLASEVRYRTLPTPFVAIVDRTGACFAPHVDSMNQYGVLVDDYTLTYVFYWYFQTALWEVWDVVYTAQTPDPPIVYSDIRHFVQDAEPLFQDGKQILTHINGYDTTTREPVDIVGNLSDIYYTAVSEPKDTLSFSELAGQVCLTIETDDETYTVGGWGAVLEEVEANRITVESIS